One Polaribacter sp. KT25b DNA segment encodes these proteins:
- a CDS encoding carboxypeptidase-like regulatory domain-containing protein: MKNILFFLLLIPSFLVAQKTTILKGTVRNNLNEPIEKVTIKYGNTGDVTDKNGNYSIRIPFNEEITIIFSHVSYRTFTKIITANSRNAIRYSPTLSLKTEQLKEIIVKDIRKKVEGLTTIDAKKAKNIIGPNAGVENVLMTLPGVSNNNELSTQYNVRGGNFDENLVYVNGIEIYRPFLIRSGQQEGLSFINSNMVQNINFSAGGFQAKYGDKLSSVLDITYRKPTETATTIDASLLGASVTFEGNFLNKKLSTITGVRYRDNSLFVNSKQIETNFRPKFTDIQTFLSYEFSEKLSLNFLGNFSLNNYNYQPISRSTRFGTVAEPLELNVFYSGQEQDKYLTLFGALSAEYEVNDNFTLTTTASRYNTQEEEHFDIAAAYSLGEVDANIGSESFGEVDFSQGIGSQLNHARNDLDALISNIQVRGTIKNGETQWNFGAKYQKEDIKDRIREWEIIDSLGFSIRPPYHSSNNQPYEPFEGEITPYQNIRKDNSVAINRVSGFVQFNQRSFWNDHEVFYNVGIRAQNWSVTGNGIQSKNQTIISPRAQFAIKPNWEKDMLFRISGGLYAQPPSYRELRNFDGDINVDVKAQKSIHYVAGMDYSFQMWERPFKLTTELYYKDLSDVNAYSVDNVRIRYRADNVTTAYATGIDIRLNGEFVPGSDSWVSLGYLKTEENIDNQGYIARPSDQRIKFGILFQDYVPNLPDLKAYLNLVYNTGVPGGAPSYADVYQFQQRLRDYKRADLGVSYIFVDANKQFSTGWLSKFKELTAGLELFNMFDIQNSITNTWVRDVYSKTQFGIPNYMTGRVLNFKVGMSF, from the coding sequence GTGAAAAACATACTATTCTTTTTGCTACTAATACCTAGTTTTTTAGTAGCCCAAAAAACAACTATATTAAAAGGTACTGTTAGAAATAACCTAAACGAACCAATAGAAAAAGTTACTATAAAATATGGAAACACAGGAGATGTTACTGATAAAAATGGTAATTATTCTATTAGAATTCCGTTTAATGAAGAAATTACAATAATTTTTAGTCATGTTTCTTATAGAACTTTTACTAAAATAATTACCGCAAACAGTAGAAATGCAATTCGCTACTCGCCTACTTTATCTTTAAAAACAGAACAGCTAAAAGAAATTATTGTAAAAGATATTAGAAAAAAAGTTGAAGGATTAACAACGATTGATGCTAAAAAAGCAAAAAATATTATTGGCCCAAATGCTGGTGTAGAAAATGTTTTAATGACTTTACCTGGTGTAAGTAACAATAATGAATTAAGCACGCAATATAATGTTAGAGGTGGTAATTTTGATGAAAATTTAGTGTATGTAAACGGAATTGAAATTTACAGACCTTTTTTAATTAGATCTGGTCAGCAAGAAGGTTTAAGTTTTATCAATTCTAATATGGTGCAGAATATTAATTTTTCTGCCGGAGGTTTTCAAGCAAAATATGGCGATAAATTATCATCGGTTTTAGATATTACTTATAGAAAACCAACTGAAACTGCCACAACAATTGATGCTAGTTTATTAGGTGCAAGTGTTACTTTTGAAGGTAACTTTTTAAATAAAAAATTAAGTACAATAACCGGCGTTAGATATAGAGACAATAGTTTGTTTGTTAACAGTAAGCAAATTGAAACTAACTTTAGACCAAAATTTACAGACATTCAAACGTTTTTATCTTATGAATTTTCAGAAAAGCTTTCTTTAAATTTCTTAGGAAATTTTTCTTTGAACAATTACAATTATCAACCAATATCAAGAAGTACACGTTTTGGAACAGTTGCAGAACCTTTAGAGCTAAATGTTTTTTATTCTGGTCAAGAACAAGATAAGTATTTAACTTTATTTGGTGCTTTATCTGCAGAATATGAAGTAAATGATAATTTTACGTTAACAACAACTGCTTCTCGATACAACACGCAAGAGGAAGAACATTTTGATATTGCTGCTGCTTATAGTTTAGGTGAAGTTGATGCAAATATTGGATCTGAAAGTTTTGGTGAAGTTGATTTTTCTCAAGGAATTGGATCTCAATTAAATCATGCTCGTAATGATTTAGATGCTTTAATATCTAATATTCAAGTAAGAGGAACCATTAAAAACGGAGAAACTCAATGGAATTTTGGCGCAAAATATCAGAAAGAAGATATTAAAGACAGAATTAGAGAATGGGAAATTATAGATTCTTTAGGTTTTTCTATAAGACCGCCATATCATTCATCTAACAATCAACCTTACGAACCTTTTGAAGGTGAAATTACTCCTTATCAAAACATCAGAAAAGATAATTCTGTTGCTATTAATAGAGTTTCTGGTTTTGTACAATTTAATCAGCGTTCTTTTTGGAATGATCATGAAGTTTTCTATAATGTAGGAATTAGAGCTCAAAATTGGTCGGTTACAGGAAACGGAATACAATCTAAAAATCAAACTATTATCAGTCCGAGAGCACAATTTGCAATCAAACCAAATTGGGAAAAAGATATGTTGTTTAGAATTTCTGGCGGATTGTATGCACAACCTCCTTCTTACAGAGAATTAAGAAATTTTGATGGTGATATAAATGTTGATGTTAAAGCGCAGAAATCGATTCATTATGTGGCAGGAATGGATTATAGTTTCCAGATGTGGGAAAGACCTTTTAAGCTAACAACAGAGCTGTATTATAAAGATTTATCTGATGTAAATGCGTATTCTGTAGATAATGTTAGAATACGTTATAGAGCAGATAATGTTACAACTGCTTATGCAACTGGAATAGATATTCGCTTAAATGGTGAGTTTGTTCCTGGTAGTGACAGTTGGGTTAGTTTAGGGTATTTAAAAACCGAAGAAAACATTGATAATCAAGGATATATTGCAAGACCTTCTGACCAACGAATTAAATTCGGAATTTTATTTCAAGATTACGTTCCTAATTTACCAGATTTAAAAGCATATTTAAACTTAGTTTATAATACAGGAGTTCCTGGAGGAGCTCCATCTTACGCAGATGTGTATCAATTTCAACAACGTTTAAGAGATTACAAACGTGCAGATTTAGGTGTTTCTTATATTTTTGTGGATGCTAACAAACAATTTTCTACAGGTTGGTTATCAAAATTTAAAGAATTAACAGCTGGCTTAGAACTTTTTAATATGTTTGATATTCAAAATTCAATTACCAATACTTGGGTTAGAGATGTGTATTCTAAAACCCAATTCGGAATTCCGAACTACATGACTGGAAGAGTTTTAAACTTTAAAGTTGGAATGTCGTTTTAA
- a CDS encoding M23 family metallopeptidase — protein MNKILLFSFLLLPFLCTSQEKYPQNYFNNPLEIPILLSGSFGELRSNHFHAGLDIKTKGREGLKVLAAAEGYVSRIKVQQFGYGKAIYITHPNGFTTVYGHLSKFADEIEDYVKSIQYKTENYETGNLYFKENEFPVKKGEIIALSGDTGGSGGPHLHFEIRDTASENVINPLLFGIKVDDTIAPTFLNLKVVALNANTRINQQRKSFQIPIKNIGKGKYVANRISASGVIGFGVNVIDRFNNSYNKNGIFSLEMLVNGKRFYYHYVETFSFAESKFLNLLIDYKHYKKYKKKYQKTYKETASKLSTYKNLINNGKIDIKEGLNYNVEIIAKDFEGNLSSIKIPVAGKESNALFTEQKDTTAYKIIAKNFNKFKNKNVTVAFPKKTFYEDIYLDFKVDKGIAKIHTPTIPLDKNYTLTFNVSDYSNDQKEHLYIANVEYPKYPRYQYTRKKDSTFFTTTKTLGNYTLLSDKQKPRIKLLYFKDKQWISNFKTLKVKISDVGSGIKNYRATIDDEWILMEFNHKKNILTYNFSDKKLVGSKHIFKIVVSDNVGNTNELSATFFKKQIN, from the coding sequence TTGAATAAAATATTGCTTTTTTCCTTTTTGCTACTTCCTTTTTTATGTACTTCTCAAGAAAAATATCCACAAAATTATTTTAATAATCCTTTAGAGATTCCTATTCTTTTGTCTGGTTCTTTTGGCGAATTACGTAGCAATCATTTTCATGCAGGTTTAGATATTAAAACCAAAGGTAGAGAAGGTTTAAAAGTGTTAGCTGCTGCAGAAGGATATGTTTCTAGAATAAAAGTGCAACAATTTGGATACGGAAAAGCCATTTATATTACACACCCTAACGGATTTACAACTGTTTACGGGCATTTAAGCAAATTTGCTGATGAAATTGAAGATTATGTGAAATCTATACAATATAAAACAGAGAATTATGAGACTGGAAATTTATATTTTAAAGAAAATGAATTTCCAGTAAAAAAAGGAGAAATCATTGCATTATCTGGTGATACTGGTGGTTCTGGAGGTCCACACTTACACTTCGAAATAAGAGATACAGCATCAGAAAATGTTATAAATCCGTTGTTATTTGGGATAAAAGTTGATGACACAATTGCACCTACTTTTCTAAATTTAAAAGTAGTTGCTTTAAATGCTAATACAAGAATTAATCAACAAAGAAAAAGTTTTCAAATCCCTATTAAAAATATTGGAAAAGGTAAATACGTAGCAAATAGAATTTCTGCAAGTGGAGTAATTGGATTTGGAGTAAATGTTATTGACCGCTTTAATAACTCCTATAACAAAAACGGAATATTTAGTTTAGAAATGTTAGTAAATGGTAAGCGATTTTACTATCATTATGTAGAAACCTTTTCGTTTGCAGAAAGTAAATTCTTAAACTTACTTATTGATTATAAGCATTATAAAAAGTATAAGAAAAAATATCAAAAAACATATAAAGAAACTGCAAGCAAATTATCTACTTATAAAAATTTGATAAATAATGGAAAAATTGACATTAAAGAAGGACTAAATTATAACGTAGAAATTATAGCAAAAGATTTTGAAGGAAATTTAAGTTCTATAAAAATACCTGTTGCTGGTAAAGAAAGTAACGCGCTTTTTACAGAACAAAAAGACACAACTGCTTATAAAATAATTGCAAAAAATTTTAATAAGTTTAAAAATAAAAATGTTACTGTAGCTTTTCCTAAAAAAACATTTTATGAAGATATTTATTTAGATTTTAAAGTTGATAAAGGAATTGCAAAAATACACACGCCAACAATTCCTTTAGATAAAAATTATACATTAACTTTTAATGTATCAGATTATTCTAATGACCAAAAAGAGCACTTATATATTGCCAATGTAGAGTACCCAAAATATCCTAGATATCAATATACAAGAAAAAAAGACAGTACATTTTTTACTACAACAAAAACTTTAGGCAATTACACTTTATTATCTGATAAACAAAAACCTAGAATAAAATTATTATACTTTAAAGACAAACAATGGATTAGTAATTTTAAAACTCTAAAAGTTAAAATTTCTGATGTTGGTTCTGGCATTAAAAACTACAGAGCTACTATTGATGATGAATGGATTTTAATGGAGTTTAATCATAAAAAAAATATATTAACCTATAATTTTAGTGATAAAAAATTGGTTGGTAGCAAACATATCTTTAAAATTGTAGTCTCAGACAATGTAGGAAATACGAATGAGCTTTCTGCAACGTTCTTTAAGAAACAAATAAACTAA
- a CDS encoding cell division protein ZapA, which yields MDKLKINIVIAGRTYPLSVNNTKEEEGMRKAANAINNLISMYEQNYAVSDKQDVLAMSALQFASKLEMISLNKNDTNEEEIKKLNELTNLVSKHLK from the coding sequence GTGGATAAACTAAAGATTAATATTGTAATTGCAGGTAGAACATATCCTTTAAGTGTTAACAACACTAAAGAAGAAGAAGGTATGCGTAAAGCTGCAAATGCAATAAATAATTTAATTTCTATGTATGAGCAAAATTATGCAGTAAGCGACAAACAAGATGTTTTAGCTATGTCTGCATTACAATTTGCTTCTAAATTAGAAATGATATCTTTAAATAAAAATGACACAAATGAAGAAGAAATAAAGAAATTAAATGAGCTTACTAATTTAGTAAGTAAGCATTTAAAATAA
- the rny gene encoding ribonuclease Y encodes MDGMILPIIVGVFIGIAVGFLIFKTIEKSKGKKILDATRSEAASILKEAKIDAEAIKKDKILQAKEKFIELKSEHEKVILSREKKISDVEKRIRDRESKVASEVDKNKRLNQSLERKEKDFDFKLDFLEKKEEDLDKMHKRHVDMLEQISGLSAAEAKVELVASLKEVAKSEAMAFIQTSVEEAKLTAEQEARKIILGTIQRVGVEQAVENCVSVFNLESDDVKGRIIGREGRNIRALEAATGVEIIVDDTPEAIILSCFDPVRREIARLSMHKLVTDGRIHPARIEEIVKKTENQITQEIIEVGKRTVIELGIHGLHPELIKTVGRMKYRSSYGQNLLQHSREVANLCGIMASEMGLNAKLAKRAGLLHDIGKVPETESELPHALLGMQWAEKYGEKDEVCNAIGAHHDEIEMKSLLSPIVQVCDAISGARPGARRQVLDSYIQRLKDLEEIAFGFSGVQKAYAIQAGRELRVMVESGKVSDTKASELSFSISQKIQNDMTYPGQVKVTVIRETRAVNVAK; translated from the coding sequence ATGGATGGAATGATACTTCCCATTATTGTGGGAGTTTTTATAGGAATAGCTGTAGGTTTTTTAATCTTTAAAACGATTGAAAAATCGAAAGGAAAGAAAATACTTGATGCTACAAGAAGTGAAGCAGCTTCAATTTTAAAAGAAGCTAAAATAGATGCAGAAGCTATTAAGAAAGATAAAATTTTACAAGCAAAAGAAAAATTTATAGAACTTAAATCTGAGCATGAAAAAGTTATTTTATCAAGAGAAAAAAAGATTTCAGATGTTGAAAAAAGAATTAGAGATAGAGAATCTAAAGTAGCATCAGAAGTTGATAAAAACAAACGCTTAAATCAATCTTTAGAGCGCAAAGAAAAAGATTTCGATTTTAAATTAGATTTTTTAGAAAAGAAAGAAGAAGATTTAGATAAAATGCACAAGCGTCATGTAGATATGTTAGAGCAAATTTCGGGCTTATCTGCTGCAGAAGCTAAAGTAGAACTTGTTGCCTCTTTAAAAGAAGTTGCAAAATCTGAAGCTATGGCCTTTATACAAACTTCTGTAGAAGAAGCAAAATTAACAGCAGAACAAGAAGCTAGAAAAATTATTTTAGGTACTATACAAAGAGTAGGTGTAGAGCAAGCTGTAGAAAATTGTGTTTCTGTTTTTAACTTAGAATCTGATGATGTAAAAGGTAGAATAATAGGTAGAGAAGGACGTAATATTAGAGCTTTAGAAGCTGCAACAGGTGTAGAAATTATTGTTGATGATACACCAGAAGCAATTATTCTTTCTTGTTTTGATCCTGTTCGTAGGGAAATAGCACGTTTATCGATGCATAAATTGGTAACTGATGGTAGAATTCACCCTGCTAGAATAGAAGAAATAGTTAAGAAAACAGAAAATCAAATTACGCAAGAAATTATAGAAGTTGGTAAAAGAACGGTTATAGAATTAGGAATTCATGGTTTACATCCAGAGTTAATAAAGACAGTTGGACGCATGAAATACCGTTCTTCTTATGGTCAGAACTTATTACAGCACTCACGTGAAGTTGCCAACCTTTGTGGCATTATGGCATCAGAAATGGGGTTAAATGCAAAATTAGCTAAAAGAGCTGGTTTATTGCATGATATTGGTAAAGTTCCAGAAACAGAAAGTGAACTTCCTCACGCACTTTTAGGAATGCAATGGGCAGAGAAATATGGTGAAAAAGATGAAGTTTGTAACGCTATTGGTGCTCACCATGATGAAATAGAAATGAAGAGTTTATTATCGCCAATTGTACAAGTTTGTGATGCAATTTCTGGAGCAAGACCTGGAGCAAGACGTCAAGTTTTAGACTCTTATATACAGCGTTTAAAAGATTTAGAAGAAATTGCTTTTGGTTTTTCTGGAGTTCAAAAAGCATATGCAATTCAAGCTGGTCGTGAATTACGTGTAATGGTAGAAAGTGGTAAAGTAAGTGATACAAAAGCTTCTGAATTATCTTTTAGTATTTCTCAAAAAATACAAAATGATATGACGTATCCTGGCCAAGTAAAAGTTACTGTAATTAGAGAAACAAGAGCTGTAAATGTAGCGAAGTAG
- a CDS encoding SusC/RagA family TonB-linked outer membrane protein, translated as MKHKFLSKFLILMSFFLSTIAFSQQVLSGKIIDETGSPLPGATVNVKNSDKWATSDFDGNFKIEFKEEKNIIRVEFLGYQSKDIVIGNKNNITITMLPEVNSLSEVIVTALGIKRSQKKVGYATQKVEASTIKEIVAPNAAGLITGKVAGLTVSNPTGLFQAPSFTLRGKTPLVVVDGIPVSTDFYDISPDDIVDITVLKGTSASALYGYRGGNGAIQITTSRGQKSNGLEITVSHNTMVSAGFTVFPETQTEYGNGSNGQYEFWDGQDGGISDGDMIWGPKFEPGVEIAQWNSPIKDNVTGEVTPWWGDVSGTKYDDKSRYSRVPIAWEYHNNLKDFLRTGVINTTSFSVANSSKNGSYRLSGNYKSHTDRVPNASLKTAGLTFNSSTKLSDKLTLDSKLAYNKVYSPNYPRHGYGPKNHMYTILIWMGDDVNGKELNEHRYIPGQEGYRQANFNYAWYNNVYFAANELNQKYDSNVLNGQLKLNYKVTDDFSIQAMGSAVMKDRFEDRESPKSYLNYGDPRDGDYKTWNTNSVDVDYNLLATYNKEISNKLSFSANVGASSEYHKYQQEYNATDGIIVPELYSLNNTKGNIKGSTNFSERSVNSLYGMLELDFDSKLFLTFTGRTDKHSTLPTDNNSLFYPSVSLSSMISDWFQLPESINYLKAFGSWAQVKRSLSAYQINSYYDNAGTYDGSPELSYSGSLVNPDIEGSLTTNVELGLSAGFLNNRIGLDFAYYNAVDENSIIDLPISLGSGFSSRKENAHQFTTNGFEVSVRATPIKNTDFRWDVLANWSKKVQRLTRLDEDAEQYNSLRLNDRTDAYYATVWEKSADGKLILDANTGMPTKNPYKQNIGNKNPDFRFGLENNFKYKGFSLKVGIDGVWGGLMRSLTVEKMWWGGKHPNSTLYRDAEYANGIGTVYVPTGVNVIGGSVQRDLNGNVTSDTRTYATHTSPVSWQAWSQNYPYRAQVTEEESEIFANVFDRSYLKLRTVSLSYDLTKIANIKGVKQLNASFNGYNLFILKKADIIDPDFGDDDNLQDPSTRYLGLGLTFKF; from the coding sequence ATGAAACACAAATTTTTAAGTAAATTTTTAATTTTAATGTCCTTTTTTTTGAGTACGATTGCTTTTTCGCAGCAAGTATTATCAGGAAAAATAATTGATGAAACAGGTAGTCCTTTACCAGGAGCAACTGTTAATGTTAAAAACAGTGATAAATGGGCTACATCAGATTTTGATGGAAATTTTAAAATAGAATTTAAAGAAGAAAAAAATATAATTAGAGTAGAGTTTTTGGGGTATCAAAGTAAAGATATTGTTATTGGAAACAAAAATAATATAACCATAACAATGTTACCAGAAGTAAATTCTTTAAGTGAAGTTATTGTAACTGCTTTAGGCATTAAGAGGTCACAAAAAAAGGTAGGCTATGCTACTCAAAAAGTAGAGGCTTCTACAATTAAAGAAATTGTTGCTCCAAATGCAGCAGGATTAATAACAGGTAAAGTTGCTGGTTTAACAGTTAGCAATCCAACAGGTTTGTTTCAGGCTCCTTCTTTTACATTAAGAGGAAAAACACCTTTAGTTGTTGTTGATGGAATTCCGGTTAGTACAGATTTTTATGATATTTCTCCTGATGATATTGTAGATATTACGGTTTTAAAAGGAACTTCTGCATCTGCATTATACGGTTATAGAGGGGGTAATGGAGCAATACAAATTACAACTTCTAGAGGTCAAAAATCTAATGGATTAGAAATTACTGTATCTCATAATACAATGGTAAGTGCTGGTTTTACTGTTTTTCCAGAAACTCAAACAGAATATGGAAATGGTTCTAACGGGCAGTATGAATTTTGGGACGGACAAGATGGTGGTATTTCTGATGGCGATATGATTTGGGGTCCAAAATTTGAACCTGGAGTAGAAATAGCACAATGGAATAGTCCTATAAAAGATAATGTTACAGGAGAAGTTACTCCTTGGTGGGGAGATGTAAGTGGTACAAAATATGATGATAAATCTCGTTATTCTAGAGTACCAATTGCATGGGAATATCACAATAACTTAAAAGATTTTTTAAGAACAGGTGTTATAAATACAACTTCATTTTCTGTAGCGAATTCTTCAAAAAATGGATCTTATAGATTGTCTGGTAACTATAAATCTCATACCGATAGAGTACCAAATGCTAGTCTAAAAACTGCGGGGTTAACATTTAACTCATCAACAAAATTATCAGATAAATTAACGTTAGATAGCAAGTTGGCTTATAATAAAGTGTACTCGCCAAATTATCCAAGGCATGGTTATGGTCCTAAAAATCATATGTATACAATTTTAATTTGGATGGGAGATGATGTGAACGGAAAAGAGTTAAATGAGCACAGATATATTCCGGGTCAAGAAGGCTATAGGCAAGCAAATTTTAATTATGCTTGGTATAACAATGTATACTTTGCTGCTAATGAATTGAATCAAAAGTATGATTCTAATGTGTTAAACGGACAGTTAAAATTAAACTATAAAGTAACAGATGATTTTAGCATTCAGGCAATGGGATCTGCGGTAATGAAAGATAGATTTGAAGATAGAGAAAGCCCTAAATCTTATTTAAACTATGGAGATCCAAGAGATGGAGATTACAAAACTTGGAATACTAATTCTGTGGATGTAGATTATAATTTATTAGCTACTTACAATAAGGAAATTTCAAATAAACTTTCATTTAGCGCCAATGTTGGAGCATCATCAGAATATCATAAATATCAACAAGAATATAATGCTACAGACGGAATTATAGTTCCAGAATTGTATAGTTTAAATAATACTAAAGGAAATATAAAAGGAAGTACAAATTTTTCTGAAAGATCTGTAAATAGCTTATACGGAATGTTAGAGTTAGATTTTGATAGTAAATTATTCTTAACATTTACAGGTAGAACAGACAAACATTCTACATTACCAACAGATAATAACTCATTATTTTATCCTTCTGTTTCTTTAAGTAGTATGATTTCTGATTGGTTTCAATTGCCAGAATCTATAAATTATTTAAAAGCTTTTGGTTCTTGGGCACAAGTAAAAAGATCTTTAAGTGCATATCAAATTAATTCTTATTATGACAATGCAGGTACTTATGATGGTAGTCCAGAACTTTCATATTCAGGTAGTCTTGTAAATCCAGATATCGAAGGTTCTTTAACAACCAATGTAGAATTAGGTTTAAGTGCAGGTTTTTTAAACAATCGAATAGGTTTAGATTTTGCCTATTATAATGCAGTTGATGAAAACTCAATTATTGATTTACCAATTTCTTTAGGATCAGGATTTTCATCAAGAAAAGAAAATGCACACCAATTTACAACAAATGGTTTTGAAGTTTCTGTAAGAGCAACACCTATTAAAAATACAGATTTTAGATGGGATGTTTTAGCAAACTGGTCTAAAAAAGTACAACGTTTAACAAGATTAGATGAAGATGCAGAACAATATAATAGTTTGCGATTAAACGATAGAACAGATGCATATTACGCAACCGTTTGGGAGAAATCTGCTGATGGAAAATTAATTTTAGATGCAAATACAGGAATGCCAACTAAAAACCCTTATAAGCAAAATATTGGTAACAAAAATCCTGATTTTAGATTTGGATTAGAAAACAATTTCAAGTACAAAGGCTTTTCTTTAAAAGTAGGTATTGATGGTGTTTGGGGAGGTCTAATGAGATCTTTAACTGTAGAAAAAATGTGGTGGGGTGGTAAGCACCCAAATTCTACACTTTACAGAGATGCTGAATATGCTAACGGAATTGGAACTGTTTATGTGCCAACAGGTGTAAACGTTATAGGAGGTTCTGTGCAAAGAGATTTAAACGGAAATGTAACTTCTGATACAAGAACTTATGCAACCCACACTTCACCAGTAAGTTGGCAAGCTTGGTCTCAAAACTATCCTTATAGAGCGCAAGTAACAGAAGAAGAAAGCGAAATTTTTGCCAATGTATTCGATAGATCTTATCTTAAATTAAGAACTGTTTCTTTAAGTTATGATTTAACAAAAATTGCAAATATAAAAGGAGTAAAACAATTAAATGCTAGCTTTAATGGATACAACTTATTCATTTTGAAAAAAGCAGATATTATTGATCCAGATTTTGGGGATGATGATAATTTACAAGATCCATCGACAAGATATTTAGGTTTAGGTTTAACTTTTAAATTTTAA
- a CDS encoding SusD/RagB family nutrient-binding outer membrane lipoprotein, whose amino-acid sequence MKNFKIILFLMMVIVVFSCEDLDINENPNKVSETHPSLLLTNITTSAFQVKGTGAMYASRMIVQTDGESTSQFYKWDRASFDAYNSLRQVTKMMEEADRIKDDSYKGIGYFFRAYYFYDLALTFGDVPYIDALKGETEDLYQPKYSTQEEVFTGILKELEMANSLLDGTDIITGDPIFNGDVSKWKKLVNSFRLKVLLTLSKKEGSSSLNIKNEFAAIYNSQPIIATPEEGARLEFVDVVDSRYTEFNSSGYGSGLYMASTFIDMLVEREDKRLFAIAGQTKNAKEAGLAINDFSSYAGGNPVIPYNDVNLLAAAGKVSKVNERYTADPTAEAHNLLSFSELQFILAEASVKGWIPATNAQIFYENGIKANFQFYNTYAKGYEAYYTQAEAVNYIAGSKVNFLNATTDAEKLELILTQKYLTSFLQGGWRMYFDHLRTGYPVFPLGVGTAPTRWIYPLDEYNNNSVNVTEAIARQFGGSNDGIRELTWWLK is encoded by the coding sequence ATGAAAAATTTTAAAATAATATTATTTTTAATGATGGTAATTGTTGTCTTTTCTTGTGAAGATTTAGACATCAATGAAAATCCAAATAAAGTAAGTGAAACGCACCCAAGTTTATTACTTACAAATATTACAACATCTGCTTTTCAGGTAAAAGGAACAGGTGCAATGTATGCTTCTAGAATGATTGTTCAAACAGATGGTGAGAGTACTTCTCAGTTTTACAAATGGGATAGAGCTAGTTTTGATGCTTATAATAGTTTAAGACAAGTAACAAAAATGATGGAAGAAGCAGATAGAATAAAAGATGATTCTTACAAAGGAATTGGTTACTTTTTTAGAGCATATTATTTCTATGATTTAGCCTTAACTTTTGGAGATGTGCCTTATATCGATGCATTAAAAGGAGAAACGGAAGATTTATATCAACCAAAATATAGTACTCAAGAAGAAGTCTTTACAGGAATTTTAAAAGAGTTAGAAATGGCAAACTCTTTGTTAGACGGAACAGATATTATTACAGGAGATCCTATTTTTAATGGAGATGTTAGCAAATGGAAAAAGTTAGTAAATTCTTTTCGTTTAAAAGTGTTATTAACTTTATCTAAAAAGGAAGGAAGTTCTTCTTTAAATATTAAAAATGAATTTGCAGCTATTTATAATTCTCAACCAATAATTGCTACTCCAGAAGAAGGTGCTCGTTTAGAGTTTGTTGATGTGGTTGATTCTAGATATACAGAATTCAATTCTAGTGGTTATGGTTCTGGTTTATACATGGCTTCTACTTTTATAGATATGTTAGTAGAAAGAGAAGATAAACGATTATTTGCTATTGCAGGTCAAACTAAAAATGCAAAAGAAGCAGGTTTGGCTATTAATGATTTTTCTTCTTATGCTGGTGGTAACCCAGTAATACCTTATAATGATGTTAATTTATTAGCAGCAGCCGGAAAAGTATCTAAAGTAAATGAAAGATATACAGCAGATCCAACAGCAGAAGCACACAATCTTTTAAGTTTTTCTGAACTACAATTTATCTTAGCAGAAGCAAGTGTTAAAGGTTGGATTCCTGCTACAAATGCCCAAATTTTTTACGAAAACGGAATTAAAGCGAACTTCCAATTTTATAATACGTATGCAAAAGGTTATGAAGCATATTATACGCAAGCTGAAGCTGTAAATTATATTGCAGGATCAAAAGTAAACTTCTTAAATGCAACTACAGATGCAGAAAAATTAGAGTTAATTTTAACTCAGAAATATTTGACGTCTTTTTTACAAGGTGGATGGAGAATGTATTTTGATCATTTAAGAACTGGTTATCCTGTTTTTCCTTTAGGTGTTGGCACAGCTCCAACAAGATGGATTTATCCTTTAGATGAATACAATAACAATTCAGTTAATGTTACAGAAGCAATAGCAAGACAATTTGGCGGTTCTAACGACGGCATTAGAGAATTAACTTGGTGGTTAAAATAA